The following coding sequences lie in one Cercospora beticola chromosome 9, complete sequence genomic window:
- a CDS encoding uncharacterized protein (antiSMASH:Cluster_4) translates to MPKTIRQLLTEPSSNPRYVRLHNASYSSRELLGEIISMAGRIVRRVSEAQMSSNDERWWPIREIASKWDSIRAYPEMLQDADAELLKILVLDAYADLERLEGR, encoded by the coding sequence ATGCCCAAGACCATTCGCCAACTTCTCACCGAACCCAGCAGCAACCCGAGATACGTGCGGCTGCACAACGCCAGCTATTCATCCCGCGAACTGCTCGGTGAAATCATCTCGATGGCCGGCAGAATCGTACGTCGCGTCTCCGAGGCTCAGATGTCCAGCAATGATGAGCGGTGGTGGCCGATTCGAGAGATTGCGAGCAAATGGGACAGTATTCGGGCATATCCGGAGATGCTGCAGGATGCAGATGCGGAGCTGTTGAAGATTCTGGTGCTGGATGCATATGCCGACTTGGAGAGGTTGGAAGGAAGGTGA